From the genome of Palaemon carinicauda isolate YSFRI2023 chromosome 6, ASM3689809v2, whole genome shotgun sequence, one region includes:
- the LOC137641951 gene encoding UNC93-like protein: MSVSEKEKGQNNLAFVGDDEKQVSRKTDDVAPPTSGDVPPKTLTKEERMEKYRMLKNVFVISFAFMFLFTSFNSMANLQSSINKVQGTTALSTLYAALVISCAFVPTWMIKKFKAKWTLAMSMLGYSTYIAAQFYPRVWTLVPTSIILGLGAAPMWSAKCTYLTQVGTKYAELVGENAEVVIVRFFGIFFLFFQSTQVWGNLISSSVLSHGVEERDEINEEALLSCGVNYCPHEQAASNSTNLDAPPLSKIYTMASIYLICALLSSVIIAAFVDPLTRYGEDEREGSSTGKSGWELLVATFNHMRHPYQILIIPLTVWSGVEQAFIGADYTAAYVSCGLGVHMVGYVMICYGVCDAICSISFSPLVKIIGRIPIFTMGAIINLSIIIALRYWVPHPDDIVVFFIVAALWGVSDAVWQTQINAFYGIIFPGESEAAFSNYRLWESFGFIFAYVGSTTTCVSTKTSNLIVSLVFGIAGYYAIEIMERFALLKKDEEGKAVPVDHLVSNIVRERRGSP, translated from the exons ATGAGTGTTTCGGAAAAGGAGAAAGGACAGAACAACCTCGCATTTGTAGGCGATGACGAGAAGCAAG tctCACGTAAAACAGACGACGTTGCCCCGCCTACTTCCGGTGATGTTCCTCCAAAAACGCTGACTAAGGAGGAACGGATGGAGAAATATCGAATGTTAAAGAACGTCTTCGTGATATCCTTCGCATTCATGTTTCTCTTCACCAGCTTCAACTCCATGGCCAATCTGCAGTCGTCCATTAATAA AGTCCAGGGCACCACAGCCCTATCAACCCTTTACGCGGCGCTGGTGATATCCTGCGCCTTCGTCCCCACATGGATGATCAAGAAATTCAAAGCCAAGTGGACGCTGGCCATGTCCATGTTGGGATACTCAACCTACATAGCGGCCCAGTTTTACCCGCGAGTTTGGACGCTTGTTCCCACCTCCATCATCCTCGGTCTAGGGGCCGCTCCTATGTGGTCGGCTAAATGTACTTACTTGACACAG GTGGGAACGAAATATGCGGAACTGGTTGGAGAAAATGCCGAAGTCGTTATCGTTCGGTTCTTCggaattttcttcttgtttttccaGTCGACTCAGGTGTGGGGTAACCTCATCTCTTCCTCAG TTCTATCGCATGGTGTTGAAGAACGTGACGAGATCAACGAGGAGGCCCTGTTGTCCTGTGGAGTTAACTACTGCCCTCACGAACAGGCAGCCAGCAACTCCACTAATCTGGATGCACCTCCCCTGTCCAAGATCTACACAATGGCCTCTATCTACCTCATCTGCGCCCTGCTCTCCTCCGTGATTATTGCCGCCTTTGTCGATCCACTTACAAG GTATGGCGAAGATGAGCGTGAAGGTTCCTCCACTGGCAAAAGCGGGTGGGAGCTTTTGGTTGCCACTTTCAACCATATGCGTCACCCTTACCAGATCCTGATTATCCCTTTGACTGTGTGGTCAGGAGTTGAACAAGCTTTCATCGGAGCTGATTACACTGCC GCCTATGTATCCTGCGGCTTAGGAGTCCACATGGTCGGATACGTCATGATCTGCTATGGAGTCTGCGACGCCATCTGCTCCATCAGCTTCAGTCCACTGGTCAAGATCATCGGCCGCATTCCCATCTTCACCATGGGTGCCATCATTAACCTCAGCATCATCATTGCCCTTCGCTATTGGGTTCCTCATCCCGATGACATAGTCGTGTTTTTCATTGTGGCTGCACTGTGGGGCGTATCTGATGCCGTGTGGCAGACTCAGATAAACG CTTTCTACGGAATCATCTTCCCGGGCGAATCTGAAGCCGCCTTCAGCAACTACCGCCTCTGGGAGTCCTTCGGCTTCATCTTCGCCTACGTCGGGAGCACGACCACCTGCGTGAGCACCAAGACCTCCAATCTCATCGTCTCCCTGGTCTTCGGCATCGCCGGATACTACGCCATCGAGATCATGGAGCGCTTCGCCCTCCTGAAGAAGGACGAAGAAGGAAAGGCCGTGCCTGTGGATCACCTGGTCTCCAATATCGTCCGGGAGAGAAGAGGTAGTCCTTGA